CAGCTTGCACCACCTGCCACggctaactttacccatgccgctacctctctgctcggcgagggcatatgatgttgcacgcgcgacagtatgtgacgtatgtaacaaggtgcgcttgttttatctctctgtgagaaggagacaaaaGAAAGATTGAGAAAAGCCTTTGGTGTAAAGCCCGCacctaaaaacaactgcgtgagaacgtttactcgaatactcacaaaatagtatttttctacatcgcacagagacaaacccacgatatgtcgagtatattcgatatatcgcccagccctaagctcAATGTTAAATTGTCTTTACAAAGCACATATTTTATAAGCACAACACTCATCCACTGTTGTGGTATTTCTCAACCCCCTTTTTGTTTTGCTCTATCTCCATGCAGCTGGTGGAAGAGAGTGTCTCTCGCTGGCAGATGCCACTCCCTCGGCTCAGGATCCTTGAGAAGGCTCTGTGCCACTTTGCTCGGGCCTCAAGCTCCTTCACATCAAGCTGCGATCACGTGCTTCGCACACTCAGTAGTTTGGCCTTGTAAGTACATGGTCATCCTCAAACCAGGCGCATTTCTTTACATGTCAACTTTGGTCAACTCGTTGGGTATTCCATTGCTCCAATACGGCTTCGACTTCCCAACGCGTTGCACTTAGAGATGAGCCAATTGATCGAtttgtgaaaaagtatgtgaacgGTGACTTACATTTTCAAGTCGCAAGCACTGATCCTCTCCGGCCGACACTGTATTTGTTTTTGGTCCCCAgcataggactgggcgatatggcaaaAAAATTATCCCAACTAATATTTTCATATAATTGGATCTCGATTTATATCACCATTAGCTAAAATAGTTTTCTTAATCAAAGTTGATTGTCTCGTAGAGGATTATACAGAGTACAGCATCCCGactgtttactactgcagtaAAATACATTTCCACCATGTTTGATCGCGGTAACACATGTTAACAGTagacaactgtcattttgttcatatcTATATTTGTGTTTGCTAGAGGTGCAACAGTAAAGGGAACCCACGCTACGGTCCATACCTGGTTTTAGAGCCACTGTTTTGCTTTTTTTCGGTATGTTTTGGTGGGGGTAAAGAGAACAATGTGTTTTCCTCCAAAAgttctttagttttttttgcttgtcatcacaaacattctgcagtaaacaaagTGTCATTGGTTTACTAGGTAGcataatacttttattttaagttaacatttactaaacaacactttcaaatggtaaattattttttgtgtTCTTTTATTACTCttatacatcagtgcttctcaccagtgaTGTGGAAAAAAGCAAGCGGTGACCCACATTGTGGAGtttttaaaaatctaattttGTATCTTATAATGTAGGGCTGTGCGATATGGACaaaaaagtatccatccatccattttccaccgcttattccctttttgggtcgcagggggcgctggcgcctatctcagctacaatcgggcggaaggcggggtacaccctaagtatattttgatatatttttacttaaactcaagATTCAATATTTATCTTGATATATTTTCCGGTcgaagtatacatataaagatattaaTTTTTGAGCGAGGTttactgaaattgaagtgaatgacaactgtactgtaaacagtcagtggcacttttattaacccagttagtcaagatgggtattaacagcaccgGGTGCGGCCactcctgctcactgctcccctcacctccggggggggtgatcaagggtgataggtcaaatgcagagaataatttcgccacacctagtgtgtgtgtgtcaatcattggtactttaactttaacttttacatgaaataaactgtttaagtagcatataattacataacataaatataatagaaaaatattctttgtacgtgaaataaataacatagctgtgcaaataatacatttttggcagcatttctcgtGTGAAAATGCCCGGCTTGGCACCTGGAAAACAGTTTGGATTTGGGCTTACagggtaaacaactcaaattaatgttttatccagacgcatacatttatcaaaatgtggccaagtagacgcattgtgggtttcctggacatggtctacatcgctaaaaataaaatctaaagagaattcctctgccatcttccactagttttttaatatataaatcgctCTTCTTTCCTATGACTCTCTCGtcatcatttgggatgtctgttgtgatttcccttcctggttcgacccgccctatcttgcctctgattggtctaatgtcaaccaatcgtgactcatcatagtaaacaaccaaccaatcatggatgttcttatagtgCAGGCaagtcttggaaggaggaaggggagagGTTTGGTAGCCAATgagagtttgattgattgattgaaacttgtattagtagattccacagtacagtacattttccgtacaattgaccactaaatggtaacatccgaataagtttttcaacttgtttaagtcggggtccacgttaatcaattcatggtatgagaGGGAGTGAGGAGcaggggagaacaaggaacacaacaaataagcggtgtttggtcattttaacctGAAATTAATTATctcgatattacgatattttcttaattcatatcttgtttcaAAATATCTATGTCTTACAAACTtgatatatcgcctagccctattATAATGGCCATAttttaaagtgcagtttgaatttgaggtacTGTAAACTATCGTGTACCAACACATACAAGAAGTTTGATTATGTCAGGAACAAAATGTTCTCTTTTATCCACAAACAAAATGCATGAAGCTTACGCGTTGGATTTCTATGGTaccattgttgctgcttgtctggaACAGTGCGTCCGTCTCTTAAAAAGTCCGCCAGAAAACAATGACTAGAGCACTTCCTCAGAGTAAAACGTTCATATTTTGatgtacagttgttttttaaagtCCGATTTGTGCAATTTTCAgtgattttttcccccccccccagggTTTAGTCTTTTTCTACTCAACTCACTGCTGCTTCATAGTGAGACATTTGCATCTCTGTTGCCCTCTGCAGGGTGTCGGGAGTACCGCATACATGATGAACACTAGtttaatggtttcatcaagcctatttgggtgatgttAGGCGGGCCAAATAAAAGCTCTGGTGGGCCGGATATGGCCAGCAGGCCGCCAGTAAATAGGTCTCTTCTAGAGCATTTATTAGTAACCAACGAGAAGGTGTGACGGATTTTAACGCAGGTCACCGGAATTATATTACCCGAGGGGCGCATGGTTATAGGATAGACTTGCCAAATGGGAAATGTTTTCTGAGTGCTTTGCATACATGTTACAGAATTTTACATGATATTTTCTGTGATAATAATCTTGGTCAATTATCTATTAAAAACAAAATCTGTGGTACATTACATgggacatgtaagtgtcaaagATACAGCCGCCAAAAGAGTTTGGTAGATGAGAAAAACGTAAAGGTAAAATACAGTATGAAAATGtacccaattgcaggaaattttGTCTTGATTTTCAAAATTTTCGTACAGCGCTTGCGTGGCTGCATTTCGTGCCAatagaaatgttcctctttttcatttgttttcctcttctttttttttcctcaaagggtgctcacatgcctgaTAATAAACAAACATTTGGAGATAATTTAGATATTGTGTCAATATTGTTTAACTGTCAATAGCATtcaccataaatacatttttaatattagCATTGATTGCTATCAGCATTGGTACTGGCTGATCTCACTCATAGATGATTAGACTAGGCAGCAAAAATCCTGATTGACCTCTTTGACTCCAATTGACCATAGAAAATCCAAAATAATCCAAAATCATGGGCTTTATCACATTTCATAAATGTTTTTCTCCTCACAGGAGTGTGTTTGAGTTGCTGCTTTTCTTTGAGGAAAAAGACTTCCTCCAAGAGCCACTGATATGCTTCCGTAATACATTCCAGGTGAATAGAAAATAATTATGTTTTGTGCACGAGATCAGTGAAATGCATTACATAAAAAGATTTAATTATTTTGTGTTTAAAAAGCATATAACAGTGTATTTcttgcatttgttgtttttttattcaaattgaGTTGATAAACTGTATATCCCTGACATTGTTTTGGGGTTCTTTTAGGAATGTCATTTGGCCCTCGCAAGGTATCAGAATGCTCACTTACTTCAGGTGGACCGTTTGGTTCGGGCTGGTGGCGCTTGGGCCAGTACAACCTTGCAGGCAATACTCAGTGAGTCCAACTTACCACAGGATGAAGGTGGGTGATATTTATTATTGTATCCAACTATAACAAATAAGTataattgattacatttttattttcccCTTCTACCTTTGTACAAAATGCACCACAAAAGCTGTTTACCTTTTTATCAGCCTTCAGTTGTGCTGTGCATCTCACTTTGCTTTATCGATTACATTCTTTTTTGCCTGTTAGATGTCTctggtgtaaaaaaatatacattaatgtgcctttttttaactttaatgatTCAAAGTCACAGAAATATTGCTTGGAGTATGTACAGTACACCGGAAAGCCCATTCCTCTCTTTTGATTTTGCTTTTCCTCAGTGGATGTATGCCTCAGCTCTGAGCTCCCGGTGTTCTTTGAGCTACGAGTGCGCTACCTTTTATCCTGTGAACGGGTCACAGAGGCTTTAGCCCTGGCTAAGTATTGTATTCGACATCCGACAACAGGGCAACACTCGTTCTTCCTTAAGGTCTACCTCACATGGCTTTACAAGTCATCGCAGCACGATCGACTGCGTGAAGAGGTGGGTGCAAAAATGTTGTCAATTTGTGGTGTGCATATTGTAGCACGGTGGAAtagaggttagtgcatgtgcctcacaatacgaagttcctgagtagtcctgagttcaatgccGGGcccgggatttttctgtgtggagtttgcatgttctccccgtgactgcgtgggtgtcctatgggtactccggcttcctgtcacctccaaagacatgcacctggggatagtttgattggcaacactaaattgaccctagtgtctggatttgtgagtgtgaatgttgtctgtctatctgtgttggccctgcgatgaggtggcgacttgtccagtgtgaaccccaccttccgccagaatgcagctgagataggctccagcaacctccgcgaacccaaaaagggacaggcggcagaaaatggatggatggatagtttgtatTGTGTTAGTTCTTACTACAAATAAGCAATGTTGGCCTTATCTTCATATTCAGATATCGCATAAAGCCCGGAGGAAAGCCTAAAcgtttgagggggaaaaaaaatgtagttttaagaaatttttttgcaaaattgttATTGTACAACTTAATGTTGCAGATGAATGTGAATACAAGGAAATGCAGATACAATATCGCATTCTTTGTGTCATTGCGCATAGTTGTGTACCcacgaaaaaaaatcaaatgcaaTTGGTGATTTGGCCTCTCTTACCTCGTTATACTCATTTGAGTGTGACTGCAAAATAAGCAACtctggggccaaagaaagttgcaagtgcTAGTAGCACTTTGATGAATACTGTAAGAAACACTATTAAATTCAATAAAGAACTCTTAGCTTGTGGCTGGTCTCGCCAGGATGGACTGGCGAAAAGTCCACAAAATTATTTCCATCCTGGATAGAAACAAATGAAGGAAGCTAATGTTGCAAAGGGAGTAAAGTTCTTGATACCTAAAGTCCTTATCAGAAATCCCCCTTCAAACAATCTACTCTCCCTTTCTCCTTTTCTGCTTCTCACCGTCTTAATCAACAAGTCTTCAATAAAGGGAAAAGTAATACTTATTTTTAACTGATTGATTTCTTTTGTTACTTGTTTTTTGCCTTTTCTCCACATAAAAttatatttattcaatacatttttttatttttgtttagatttttgaaTGCTGGTGCCTAGAAAATAATTATGCTGTTTTATATGCTGAAGCGGAGTGGCAATttttttggcgacacctagtggccacaatctTAAATTACGTTTACGAAGCACCAAATTGAACGATATATTTGTTACTGGAAATTTTCTAAtaggcttctgccttggagacttcatccgttagtaatatgcaactataattgtttgatacttgtttatattgacaaaagtcGTGTTGTATACTGCAAAATTGTTAAATTAAGGACACATTACGTATAtctgtctagcttgtgtgctgttgtgcttagttgttgtgcagcttctagctcctagtagcctatagtctaccatgtttacttttttgtaaatTAATTGACTTAAATGGAAATACCAACCTTGTTTGGTTAATttaggacatttagatgttaactcgCTATCCAGCTTTGCGCAAGTAAACATGCCAAAAGACTGTAATAAAGCGCTTATAACGGAAAATTTTAGGTTCAATACAATGGATTAGGACGGCCTTATTTACATTCGTTATTATTGGAAAAATTGTCTGTGTTTGTACAATATGGTAATTGTCTGATAAAGATTACACCATAATAAACAAGGTTTGACTACACTAGAGTCAGAAAGTAAAACGTTTTAAGTTTTGGGTTTCTGTCCATTAGTACAAACTATTTCAAAAGGCactacaaggtttctcattgtagcccattgggttgagtttttccttgccctgatgtgggatcttagCCGAGgattgtcgttgtggcttgtgcagccctttgagacactcgtgatttagggctaaataaataaactttgattgatcgattgatacaAGCAGCTAGTTTTTGTCATTAATTCTGATATGACACCCAAGATACAAGAGAACTGGAAAAACAGGAATTTCGTTGATAAACGATACTCCTGTAAGTATGAGGAATGGCAAATTTGAATAAAGACAATACAGTGTAGTGTGCATGTActtcaaataaaaacataaattgtGTGCTATACAAACCTGTATATATGTCTACCAAAGAAAACATTACTGGTTTAAAAGTTTACCAATACTGCCATTGCATAAACAATAAAAAGTTCAGAGGGCAGTAAGTGTTATTTTTGCTTAAATGATACAACATTTCTCATATTCAGGGATTTCGTTTTGAGGTGGTGAAAAAATTGGTCATACAACCACTCTTTGCTAGAACTGTTGCCAAACACACACTCAAAATCATTGATGTTTCACTGGTCTTTTTCACTAGCTCATCTTGTTAGCTAGTCTGCAAAGTGTATAGTTTACTTATTAGATAGGCTTTTTGGAGCCTCTCAGTTTTGCTGGTCATTGCGACGTTGTGCCATCCTTGAATCAAAATGTCAATTGTAGGCCAAATATCCATACCATATTGGTTGTACTGGTTCTAAGTTGAATTATCTTTATTTCAGCTGGCTGACCTCAGCAGTAAAGATGCAGTGCACATCATCTGTAATTTGGAGTACGAGGAAACAAATGAGCTGCTGCTTGCACTCTGCCAGATGTTTCTCTCTCAAAAGCTCTGCCAGGGAGACTTGTACTATATGTGGTGGGAACTTTTGAAATAGCTTCCTTTCTATTAAAATTGTATTCACATGAAGCATTATTTTCAAATCAACCACTTTTGTCCCTGTTCAGTGAGCTCGTTTTTGTGTGGAGCAAACTCCACACTCGGCTGAATACTTCCAAGCAAGCTTTCTTTGAAGAAAGCCGTCAGCTCATGCTTTGCGCCACCAATGTCAACTCAATCTTCCCCTTCATCAGAGTTGTACTGCAAGAGGTGAGAATGGAGCAGATCAAACTGTATCATCATTTTATCCAGATCAAAAAAGTTGAGATCTTTTGATGTACATGATTGTTTTACAGCCCTTTGTGTTTGTCTTGCTAGCTGGGCGAAGATGGCCTCCAGTTTTGTGTGGAGCTTTGTGCAAATGCTTTGAAGTCTTGCCTACCGTGTGATGCTGTCACCAAGTCTCTGATCTATAAAACAATTGCTGGCCTGCTTCACAAGGATCTTGAAGTTTGTCGGGCATGTGCGCTCCTCGTCTTCTTTATGGAGCGTAGCCTGGAGGCTTACAAAATGGTGTATTTGCACTACATGCTTCCAGACCAGGAGTACCCCGTTGAGCACAGCCCTGTCAGTAATCAGATCCGCTTTGAAACCCTTCAGGTAGATCTGTTAGATATATAAATGTTACCactttgatttaaacttttactaTTGCAATATCCACATCCTTGTATAACAATAAAGGTCAATATGTGTTTGTTTTTCACACAGGTCTTGAAGAAGGACCTTTACTTTGACCCTGAGTTTTGGAACCTAATTACTTTGCGGACCAATTGTTTAAAACTGATGAGTAAGAAGGTGGTTGATGCTGCCCTAGAAGAAATTGTGGAAGAAAAATGGATCACAAACTATTGTTCCAAAGAGTTTTCCAGCACCACAATAGGAGAGCGAGatgacaaaacaacaacaaataaacggAACCATAAAGAAGGTAGCATCGAAGAAGCATCCAAAAGACTAAAGTTTGGCCGATTGACTGATGACAGCGCTGTGAAAAAGAAGGGTAACCACGGCCCACAGTATACCAAGAGAACATCATCTCAACCTTTGAGACGTTCATTTTGGCAGCTAGACAGGATACCTGACGTCGCCAATGGTGAACTAAGACGAGCTACCCGACTATCTGACAAAAATCCCCCAAAGCGGATAATTCAAAAACCCAAATGGTTACTGGAAGACTCTGCTACTTTGCAAGAGTCTAAGCGTAAAAAACAAAACCAGTCATCTTCTTTAAGAAAACCTGAATCTGGTCAGCTCAAAAATAATTCAAAACCCAAAGTTTCTGTAAACTCCTGTATCACGCATCAGCCGGAATTACATCCAGACTCAGTTAAACCATCTTCTGCTCCACAAGTAATCCTGGAGCTTTCTCTACCAGACAATGAGCTGATGGGAACATTTAATGAAGATACTTGCAATAGACAGAAAGGCTACCCTCAGATGCTTTATTATAAACCTACAGTAAAGATACCTGACACGTCACAACCAGTGAAAGTGTTGCATGGCAAAGAGGTCATCCTCAGAGCAAGGGATTTAGCTATGTTTGTgcaacagttacactgttatgcaCAGGGGCAAAAAGGAAAAGGTAACGGGTCAAATATTCATGGGTCGGTATCAACAATTACACGCTCCTCTGCGCATGGTAGTCCGCCGAAAGAACCACAGAGAGGGCTTTGTGAAGAAGATAATGCTGATACAAGTGGTGTCACAAGTTTGGAACCCCTAACATCACAAAACAAATTATCAGCAAAAGAGCTCACAGAAAATGGGGAAAATAAAGAAGTGGTTCCTTCTCAGAAATCTGTCGAAATAACAGAATCAATATTTTTATGTACTACTACTCCCTCTCAAAGCACAGATACAATCCCACACACCGTGGCTACATCCCAAGAACTGTACGAAGAACCTTCTGTTGAGATGAAGGTGACTTTTGCTTCACAAAGCCCAGCAAAAGACAAAGCTACTCAGCAGCCAACCCAAGCTTACACAGAGCTTTCTCAGACATTTAATCCACAAAGCAGTCCGGTTAAAGGAACTGAACAGATCTTACCGGTTTCCACTAGAATCAGTGTTCCAACCACTGGAGATGGAGAAGGTCTTGTAAGCATAGATGGGGAACAACAGTTAAAGTCACTTAATTCTCATTCTGAAAATGGCCAAAAATGTATTGAGGCCAAAGATGTTCAGAGGGATGCAACTCACACACATTCTAACAATGTAAATGACATATCTACCTTAAAAACAGAGATGGACACCCAGTTTCCCCTTGTTACACCTCTTCAAGACACAGAGAATCATAAAAAGACAACAGCAGCTCCCATCGAGGTATCAATGTCAGTGCTTCAAAATAATCACAATATCCCCAATACCTCCAGTCGAACTGTGCCAGAACCAGCACCCTCTGCATCTATGCAATGTAAAGAAGAGAAAATCTCAGTCACCGTTGAagatgatggtggtgatgatgaggaCTTTGAAGAAGTGGAATCGGAGGAATCCAGTTTGGAATACTGCTGTACATTTTGTCAGAAGGTTTTCAAGGGTAGACGTGTAGTTGTTCACGCAATGTTCCATTTCCGTAAGGATGAGTGTATGTTTTGTGGAACTATGTTCAAAGATGACCTCCTGGCAATGATGCACCTGTCTGATCATATTGAAAAGCTAAAAAGAAGTAAAGAGTGTCCCATTAACAAAGCTGAACAAGAGCATGTGTCCGAAACCAAAGATTTATCCGCGCCCAAGAGCTCTGCCAAAGCTAAAGCTCCCAACAGGACATCGGGCAATCACAAAAGTAGGAAACTGAGGAAGCCTCCTGTCTGTAGCAAAACAGTCATCCAAACAGTAAGACATTTATCAGAATCCAGAAGCTTGCGGTCAATGAAAAAAACAGGTGACGGTCTGTctat
Above is a genomic segment from Nerophis ophidion isolate RoL-2023_Sa linkage group LG27, RoL_Noph_v1.0, whole genome shotgun sequence containing:
- the LOC133544561 gene encoding zinc finger protein 654-like isoform X1 is translated as MAEEGSGIEAEGLEKQLQTLICHYSSDELRGNSKRFCLDYCELVEESVSRWQMPLPRLRILEKALCHFARASSSFTSSCDHVLRTLSSLALSVFELLLFFEEKDFLQEPLICFRNTFQECHLALARYQNAHLLQVDRLVRAGGAWASTTLQAILSESNLPQDEVDVCLSSELPVFFELRVRYLLSCERVTEALALAKYCIRHPTTGQHSFFLKVYLTWLYKSSQHDRLREELADLSSKDAVHIICNLEYEETNELLLALCQMFLSQKLCQGDLYYMCELVFVWSKLHTRLNTSKQAFFEESRQLMLCATNVNSIFPFIRVVLQELGEDGLQFCVELCANALKSCLPCDAVTKSLIYKTIAGLLHKDLEVCRACALLVFFMERSLEAYKMVYLHYMLPDQEYPVEHSPVSNQIRFETLQVLKKDLYFDPEFWNLITLRTNCLKLMSKKVVDAALEEIVEEKWITNYCSKEFSSTTIGERDDKTTTNKRNHKEGSIEEASKRLKFGRLTDDSAVKKKGNHGPQYTKRTSSQPLRRSFWQLDRIPDVANGELRRATRLSDKNPPKRIIQKPKWLLEDSATLQESKRKKQNQSSSLRKPESGQLKNNSKPKVSVNSCITHQPELHPDSVKPSSAPQVILELSLPDNELMGTFNEDTCNRQKGYPQMLYYKPTVKIPDTSQPVKVLHGKEVILRARDLAMFVQQLHCYAQGQKGKGNGSNIHGSVSTITRSSAHGSPPKEPQRGLCEEDNADTSGVTSLEPLTSQNKLSAKELTENGENKEVVPSQKSVEITESIFLCTTTPSQSTDTIPHTVATSQELYEEPSVEMKVTFASQSPAKDKATQQPTQAYTELSQTFNPQSSPVKGTEQILPVSTRISVPTTGDGEGLVSIDGEQQLKSLNSHSENGQKCIEAKDVQRDATHTHSNNVNDISTLKTEMDTQFPLVTPLQDTENHKKTTAAPIEVSMSVLQNNHNIPNTSSRTVPEPAPSASMQCKEEKISVTVEDDGGDDEDFEEVESEESSLEYCCTFCQKVFKGRRVVVHAMFHFRKDECMFCGTMFKDDLLAMMHLSDHIEKLKRSKECPINKAEQEHVSETKDLSAPKSSAKAKAPNRTSGNHKSRKLRKPPVCSKTVIQTVRHLSESRSLRSMKKTGDGLSIQKHKQNDKRTASKSPAHRSNGYLDKKRQHDQIQQATLKTEEMQPPSPQVKKDKAGERKGNHDMPDTCGSSLPSVQKRKHLECSKNNRNKDTVKTMQKKKEEPLEKLHCPADGCNWSTDLSKKRVALLYHALERHYGDIKPLELSFQVANNKCSICMRVLWSFEHFQHHVERHLLCPRHPCLHLGCTARFKSGMEMRRHTRKHSPLQAVCCFPGCSELFICLWALNLHEREHYASKRTKPIKSVDLQTENKPNSTKVKKIDGDKPNAATMTTEETLKEATRKLRGHASHNTTEKHVNVPPPDAKMFVVKQQLNVRKESKDSNVLKNLSNKASTTSPANYRLNLRVRKGQTTKANPMVANTLKSPFPGHRDKLRHRLNKKQVSVNTIAPRKRGRPPKSTKATYDENKTVGKNSESPKDNTPQDPLARLVGVSSKLEIKEKHFQDSSKTTEISHLKSVSKKSLSEDTKSNRVEQNKSSDKASTVAAQNSVSATENSHKLILHNLKKLCAAKATDSSGASKAKKQKLTTQTSLCLESKIPVAKSTFVVPKVDAAVDVAGTSGDDHGNKEKTLSSQDSPADCPQATAKSAHQKHTAIKKKKSRSSEGKLIWKKGGEKKVDGATRHNLKRKSKEEPLVATSESTSSTMTNVHAKNPQNSLSASKKNNSSKDVQIKRNKVIKGLKESKTKTAQSEHPNLVQNISTQLPTESKTEVKPDPVKSFAGGQEHVNKTPEWAGSKHHHFLKPTEDEMSTFCIDTLAEYGKKHMRAPPTAYLDEKYTTMPKRRQGVSFIHSSDMTTLPKKNRITTAVPQRQRCANCFTTYSSAKELQNHLKLQRCSSLFGFDSDDEGNS
- the LOC133544561 gene encoding uncharacterized protein LOC133544561 isoform X2 produces the protein MSCEGTAKDSASTIVRSVFELLLFFEEKDFLQEPLICFRNTFQECHLALARYQNAHLLQVDRLVRAGGAWASTTLQAILSESNLPQDEVDVCLSSELPVFFELRVRYLLSCERVTEALALAKYCIRHPTTGQHSFFLKVYLTWLYKSSQHDRLREELADLSSKDAVHIICNLEYEETNELLLALCQMFLSQKLCQGDLYYMCELVFVWSKLHTRLNTSKQAFFEESRQLMLCATNVNSIFPFIRVVLQELGEDGLQFCVELCANALKSCLPCDAVTKSLIYKTIAGLLHKDLEVCRACALLVFFMERSLEAYKMVYLHYMLPDQEYPVEHSPVSNQIRFETLQVLKKDLYFDPEFWNLITLRTNCLKLMSKKVVDAALEEIVEEKWITNYCSKEFSSTTIGERDDKTTTNKRNHKEGSIEEASKRLKFGRLTDDSAVKKKGNHGPQYTKRTSSQPLRRSFWQLDRIPDVANGELRRATRLSDKNPPKRIIQKPKWLLEDSATLQESKRKKQNQSSSLRKPESGQLKNNSKPKVSVNSCITHQPELHPDSVKPSSAPQVILELSLPDNELMGTFNEDTCNRQKGYPQMLYYKPTVKIPDTSQPVKVLHGKEVILRARDLAMFVQQLHCYAQGQKGKGNGSNIHGSVSTITRSSAHGSPPKEPQRGLCEEDNADTSGVTSLEPLTSQNKLSAKELTENGENKEVVPSQKSVEITESIFLCTTTPSQSTDTIPHTVATSQELYEEPSVEMKVTFASQSPAKDKATQQPTQAYTELSQTFNPQSSPVKGTEQILPVSTRISVPTTGDGEGLVSIDGEQQLKSLNSHSENGQKCIEAKDVQRDATHTHSNNVNDISTLKTEMDTQFPLVTPLQDTENHKKTTAAPIEVSMSVLQNNHNIPNTSSRTVPEPAPSASMQCKEEKISVTVEDDGGDDEDFEEVESEESSLEYCCTFCQKVFKGRRVVVHAMFHFRKDECMFCGTMFKDDLLAMMHLSDHIEKLKRSKECPINKAEQEHVSETKDLSAPKSSAKAKAPNRTSGNHKSRKLRKPPVCSKTVIQTVRHLSESRSLRSMKKTGDGLSIQKHKQNDKRTASKSPAHRSNGYLDKKRQHDQIQQATLKTEEMQPPSPQVKKDKAGERKGNHDMPDTCGSSLPSVQKRKHLECSKNNRNKDTVKTMQKKKEEPLEKLHCPADGCNWSTDLSKKRVALLYHALERHYGDIKPLELSFQVANNKCSICMRVLWSFEHFQHHVERHLLCPRHPCLHLGCTARFKSGMEMRRHTRKHSPLQAVCCFPGCSELFICLWALNLHEREHYASKRTKPIKSVDLQTENKPNSTKVKKIDGDKPNAATMTTEETLKEATRKLRGHASHNTTEKHVNVPPPDAKMFVVKQQLNVRKESKDSNVLKNLSNKASTTSPANYRLNLRVRKGQTTKANPMVANTLKSPFPGHRDKLRHRLNKKQVSVNTIAPRKRGRPPKSTKATYDENKTVGKNSESPKDNTPQDPLARLVGVSSKLEIKEKHFQDSSKTTEISHLKSVSKKSLSEDTKSNRVEQNKSSDKASTVAAQNSVSATENSHKLILHNLKKLCAAKATDSSGASKAKKQKLTTQTSLCLESKIPVAKSTFVVPKVDAAVDVAGTSGDDHGNKEKTLSSQDSPADCPQATAKSAHQKHTAIKKKKSRSSEGKLIWKKGGEKKVDGATRHNLKRKSKEEPLVATSESTSSTMTNVHAKNPQNSLSASKKNNSSKDVQIKRNKVIKGLKESKTKTAQSEHPNLVQNISTQLPTESKTEVKPDPVKSFAGGQEHVNKTPEWAGSKHHHFLKPTEDEMSTFCIDTLAEYGKKHMRAPPTAYLDEKYTTMPKRRQGVSFIHSSDMTTLPKKNRITTAVPQRQRCANCFTTYSSAKELQNHLKLQRCSSLFGFDSDDEGNS